One window of the Branchiostoma lanceolatum isolate klBraLanc5 chromosome 3, klBraLanc5.hap2, whole genome shotgun sequence genome contains the following:
- the LOC136431365 gene encoding uncharacterized protein: MAEGGLPPRPPLATINGNDVNDPLSRKKTLKNGRISQTKRSVRKTLECLFPADTKEEGEAQRDRMEEKIKQVKTLMGGVDATTNTDMIDTLMDCYVSTRERFLSSGTAPLCDFQPCPVGRERQGLFVVAEDSLRYLLATVSQHDEPVSSPDPEKHGKPRCPEALTLRKVTYIGHVAVVKIQCRRGCIYRWTSSPHVGKPFLVNLRIAHGYLSSGILPNQYQRICKAAGIGKLSDDKLKKSMILYSEVVDAMVTASMEKAMDEEIGDGEQEEEESKLSIVTDARHAQRRNSHRSDIMALGQTKHRVLGYAPVTKAEEVSSQRHEMRGTKKLYDRFDELGVQIVDHAHDRSNVINKLIRDRQPYPDGSKTTNSNDTWHATKGIARKFKKVSHGAKRTEGVTWHAELADKGAPVKTHFYWCMARCGGSEQVLRESLLNIVDHYRVGPTCVSVGNQQHDMN; the protein is encoded by the exons ATGGCTGAAGGTGGCCTACCCCCAAGGCCACCTCTCGCGACCATCAATGGCAACGATGTCAACGATCCGCTGTCGCGGAAGAAGACATTGAAGAATGGGAGAATTTCCCAAACGAAACGGTCCGTCAGAAAGACACTGGAGTGTCTGTTTCCTGCAGACACGAAGGAAGAGGGCGAGGCGCAGAGAGATAGGATGGAAGAGAAAATCAAGCAAGTAAAGACGCTGATGGGAGGCGTCGACGCAACGACTAACACGGACATGATTGACACCCTCATGGACTGCTACGTGTCAACGAGGGAACGTTTTTTATCGTCCGGCACCGCCCCCCTTTGCGATTTTCAACCCTGTCCCGTTGGGAGGGAAAGGCAAGGGCTCTTCGTAGTCGCCGAAGATTCACTGCGATACCTGCTGGCCACCGTCAGCCAGCACGACGAGCCAGTATCCAGCCCTGACCCAGAAAAACACGGAAAGCCACGGTGCCCCGAGGCGCTCACATTGAGGAAGGTCACGTACATTGGCCACGTCGCTGTCGTCAAGATACAGTGTCGACGAGGGTGCATCTACCGGTGGACGTCCTCACCCCACGTCGGGAAACCATTTCTTGTGAACTTGAG GATAGCACATGGATACTTATCCAGCGGCATCTTGCCAAACCAGTATCAAAGGATATGTAAAGCCGCAGGAATCGGCAAGCTATCTGATGACAAGCTGAAGAAGT CTATGATACTGTACAGTGAAGTCGTGGATGCCATGGTGACGGCGTCCATGGAAAAAGCTATGGATGAG GAAATTGGAGATGGAGAGCAAGAAGAAGAGGAATCCAAGCTGAGCATTGTGACAGATGCCAGACATGCCCAGCGGAGGAATTCACATCGCTCCGACATAATGGCGTTGGGTCAGAC CAAACATCGTGTGCTGGGATACGCTCCGGTGACGAAAGCTGAAGAAGTGTCCAGCCAGAGGCACGAGATGAGGGGGACCAAGAAGCTGTATGATCGCTTTGATGAACTAG GTGTCCAGATTGTGGACCATGCCCATGACAGGAGTAATGTGATCAACAAACTCATCCGGGACCGACAACCATATCCTGATGGCTCCAAAACAACGAACTCCAACGACACCTGGCATG CTACCAAGGGCATTGCACGAAAATTCAAGAAAGTCTCCCATGGTGCCAAGAGGACTGAGGGTGTCACCTGGCATGCCGAACTGGCTGATAAAG gtgcaccagtgaagACCCACTTTTATTGGTGCATGGCCAGGTGCGGCGGCAGTGAGCAGGTGCTACGAGAGTCACTACTGAACATAGTAGACCACTACCGGGTGGGTCCAACATGTGTTTCTGTGGGGAATCAACAACATGATATGAATTAG